ACCTCTCCTTAGCAGGGACTCTCCTCTGGATCCTGAGGCTGGGTTCTCAGAAATACCACTCTTGTGGGGTTTGAGCTGCCCCCCAGGCTCTGACATTCCCCTAGTAGCCAGATCGGAGAGAGAGCTGCATTCCCCCCTCTCCACGTGACCTCTGATAAGGTTTGGGGCATCTAAGAAGTCTTAGCTCCTTCTATCTGCCCTGGCCACCTCTGAACTTCATTAACAAGGACAGCGGGTTCACAGGATCCCAGGACCAACCTGCACTCTGAACTTGCagtcccctcctcttcctggaCCCTCTCCCACTCTTGCTCAGTGCCTGGGCAATGCACCACGACTTCCCcatcctcttttccttttcccctttttgCCCATTCAGTGTCTTTGCTACAATACCTGCCAGTCACTTCAAGGCTTTCCCTGTGGCTTTGACTCCCAACTTTACTGCCCTCCACTGTCCTGCTTCAACCCCTCCCCAGCCTGGTCTGAAGATGGCGGAGGCCATGTTGGGGAGGAGAGCTGGATGGGGACAGAGGTCTGCGTTAGTTGGATGGCACCCCCACTTTGCCCTCTCACTGTGCAGACACCAGACCCTCCATTAAGTGGGCTTGATTCTGTGGCAGCCCTAGCCTCTGCCTCCCACACTCAGGATCAGGTACATAATTTGTGGATCCGGTGCAACATGAAAATACAGGACCCCTTGCCCAAAAGCGGTTAATAATTTCAAGACGGCAGTAGGAAAGCACTGAACCAAACACCAAGCCCTCCTAAATGCATGGCTCTGTGTGACTACACAGGTCTCACGTCCATGAAGCTGGCCCTGCCCACACCCTTTCCCAGCTGGggacagcccctctcccctctcctgtcCTCAGCTGTTTTCTAGGGCAGCTCCTCGGGGCCTGAGAGCAGGACCCCAGCCCCAGGCACCCACAGAGGCCAGAGCCCTGTTCAGCAGGCACTTAATTCCTGCAGTCCCTCTGGCAATCATCGCCCCCACACTACCTCTGGGCTGCAGGGTACATACACCCTCCTCAGATCTATGCTTATTGACTGATCCCCACCTGGCTAAGCCTGTGGAAGAGAGCACAAGTTGACAAAGGCTCAATCACTGCCCTCCAGGAGTTCAGTTAATAGCAGGATTAACAAGAGCAGGACCAAACACAGAATTCAGCGGGTTCAGAGAAAAATCATCATATTTGATTAGGAAGCTGAATTTCAAAAGAGATGGCATAAAAGTGGACTTCCATGAGTGGGCAAGATTTTATTTACCCGAGGAGGAAAAGGGCTTTCCCCGACGGTTGCACAGCAGGCGCACTAGAGGTGGGAAGATGCCTGGCAGCTCCCAGAATCCTGGGCTGTGCAGTTTGCCGAGGCATATTGATGGCAGAAGAGTGGGAAGAGACTGGAAGGGGATTTTAGGGTCTGCGTGCAAAGCTCTAAGAGCTGTGGTGAAGTGTTTGTACTTTGGTGGCGGAGGCACTGAGGGGGCGTTAGGTTTGGGCCGTTATTTCGGATCAAAGGGAGAAAAGAGGCGATTTCCTCCACTTGGCCCTCCCAGCCTGCCGGCAAGTGCAAAGTCTCACTTTTCTGCAAAACAGGCCGCTGATATCCAGGCTTCTGGAGCTTATTCAGTCCACCCTTCTCTGAGCTACCCACAGGGTGCAGCGACCTGGGCTCCCTCCCGCAATACCACCGCGGAGAGCCCGCAATCTCGCGCGATCCTGGGTTCCCCGCAGCAGCGCCGGGCGGTGTTGGAGAGGTTTGAGGCTTTTCCGCCACTTCCTTCCGTGGTCCTgctcgtggtggtggtggtggtggaggagcgGAAGTTAGGTGGGTCGGTGGTGGTTGCGGAATAGGATCCAGGACTGGGAGTGGAGGCGACCTACTGGGCGCATCCAGAAGGCATGCCTGGGAGTGGGGACAGGGTGGCTCTCATCCCCTGGTGGACCTACTACCCACTTATTTTAtctgtatattatgtatattctCAAACATATACAAAAGTAGAGAGAGTGGTATAATGATTTCGCCAAGCCCCAACGCCGAGCTTCAACAATTTTCTCCTCTTGGCCGATTTTGTTACATCAAACCCTCTCCCACCACCCACTTTAAAGAAGGATGTGGGTGGCCTGGGGGTGGCAGAGGCGCCCCCCACCCAGAGTTGTAGGAGAGCTGGTACCAAGCTTGCACCCCTGGCCAATGGACCGCCAAGAGGCAGAGCGCGGGCACAGTCGGGCTGGGAGAGGGGCTCACGCTGGGTAGAggccgcggggggcgggggcggggctagCGGGGCGGGGCTTGGAGCGGCGAGGGGGTTGGGGGCGCTCTCCCGGTGACTCAAGGCGCGTGGGGCTGGGCGCAGAGCTGCAGTCTCCGCCTTTGCAGCTTGGAGTGTGCCCGCTGCGCCGCAGCTGTCCGTGCCTGCCGCCGCCttcccgccgccgccaccgctgCCACCATGCCCAACTTCGCCGGCACCTGGAAGATGCGCAGCAGCGAGAATTTCGACGAGCTGCTCAAGGCGCTGGGTAAGCTGGCCCGGGCAGCGCGCCCCGACGGAGAGTAGCGGCCGGAGGCGCCCCGGGGCCCGCGGGGAGTCGGCTTTAGGGACCAACACCAGGCAGGAGGGAGCCCTGGGTGCCTTAGATCGGGGCGAATTCCAAGGAGCATCCCATCTAGAAGTGGCGAGGAGAGCCCGGGATCCACTCATCCAGCGAACGTTTGCTGGATCCTTGGCGCTTTCCCCGACGGCTCAGCCTTTATCTCGCGCTGGATCATCGCGAGGAGATATTATTACTGAAATCCTGGGAGGGTCAGGGACTTTAAATCTGGGGGCTCATTTTGAGAACAGGCCCTACCACGTGCTACCGAGGGAAAGCCatttaccctctctgagcctcagtttcgcATCTTGAAAATCAGGGCGAGAGCCGGGGGAGGAATGGTTTAGTTGTAAGTCCCTCTTCTATAGTCAGAGGGTTTGGGAAATGCCGGGCCAGTTCTGGGACAGTGGGCGCGGGTGGCGAGACCCCGTGACCCGAACCCGGGTCGCCCTCGTTCTTCCCGGGGCAGGTGTGAACGCCATGCTGAGGAAAGTGGCCGTGGCGGCTGCGTCCAAGCCGCACGTGGAGATCCGCCAGGACGGGGATCAGTTCTACATCAAGACGTCCACCACGGTGCGCACGACCGAGATCAACTTCAAGGTCGGAGAAGGCTTTGAGGAGGAGACCGTGGACGGACGCAAGTGCAGGGTGAGGTCCCAGAGTCTGGGCAGCGTTCCCGGATCCCCGCTCCCTACCCAGGAACCGCTGCAGCCAGACGAGACCCCCGTCTGCTTTTGCAGCCTGTGGCGCGCCTTCCTTGCAGGGCGTGTGCACCGGCTGTTTGCCCAGAGGATCTATGCAACGCGTTGCCCTGGGCTCGGGAGAaagtcccaccccagcccctcccaacCTCATCCCTAAATTGCCTCCCGGGGTGCTAACAGCCGCGCTTAAAGCGCGGGCTTTGGGGTTACACCGCGTTCCCTGCAGGGGTTTCTGCGGCATTTTGCAGCGATCCTCGCGCGAGCGCAGGcggctggggaggaggaggtggctgGGCCGGGTTGCCCGGCCGTGCGGCTGCCACGTTTCCTGTCGCAGGTGGAGCCGCAGCTCTTGGCGTCCCGCCCTCCCAGGTCCCTGGGCCCTTGGGAATGCTCTGGATCCAGTTTCAGCAGTCTTGATGGCCCCGGTACCTCTCCTGCCCGCCCTCAGTTAGGTTCCTTAAAGGAAAAGACGAAATCTTTCCAAAAGCAACGCAGATTCTGCCCGGAAAATGGACTGAGTGCCCTCTTTTAGTCCTCAAGGGCAAGAATTCTGTTTCCATTTATCGGCCCCTGGGATGAATCGGTGGACTGGAGCAAGGGGTTGTAAATTCCTTTTTTAGATGGGCAAAGTCCCATTGGTTGGTCTCTGGAATAGAATGGAAGGTTGGCTACCCATGTATTTTGAGGACAGACGGAAAAATCGCCGATGCTACCACTTATTTAAAAAGTGACAAAatgtctccctcctctcccccaaggtttgaaaaaagaaaaactcatagCATTCCAGAGAGTGAGAAATTGTTTTTCACCTTTCCGGAGCCCTGCCTGTCTGATCTAGAGTGAGACTCTCTGGGCACTGGATTTGGGAGGACATAGAAACAGCCCCCCAGAAGTACCCTGGCCCATGAAGCAATATTTGACCCCCAGAGTTGGCACAGCCTGAAAATGATATCTGGGCTTGGAGCTGGCAAGATCCAAGCCCTCAGTCACTGCTCTGTTTGCAAAAACAAAAGAGAGGACATCTCTTCAGCGTAGAGGGAGGGTCTGGGAGTCTAAGGTGAAAGGCCTGGCAACAGGCAGGACTCAGTTTGGGTACATCCAACAGTGAGTACTGCTGGAGACAGTAATTCTGATCAGAAATCAAAGGTTCACGGGACAGCCTGGGGAGCAGGGCTTTTTCCATCCCCACGATGCCTAGTGAACGTGTCCCATGTGTTAGTTAAAAAGTCAGTATGTGCACATTCAGTACAGCCGCCTCGCCCCGCGGTACGGCATTTTGCTTCGTGCAGACACTAGGGAAAACTACAGGGGAATCCCTTCTTTGCCTCCTACCTCCGACAGCATGAAGACCctcagatcttttaaaaaaatttttttttttttctagagagaTGTAACCTGGGAAGTGGCAGTGTTTTTATTCTCAGAGTCAGAGAAACTCAGGATTATCAGAGCAGGCTGTGTACTGCATCTGCTGAGTGCAAACAGAAAGAAAGGCATTATCCCCAAATCCGTGCAAGGAACAGCTCCTGATTTGCTGACTAGATGTGGTCACAAACATGGTGTCAACCAttctaaaattttgtatttctgttgtgAAGCTTTTTGCCCTGAACAACCAAATTGCTTGAAGGGGGAGTCCATTTTGACATAAATGAATCATTGTATGATCTCAATTTTATTCCTGATGATGTAAGGCATGCCTGAGGCTTtgctgcttctgtgtgtgtgtgtgtgtgtgtgtgtgtgtgatataagGTATATTTATGCTCCCATAAAATCTGTGGTCAGCCCTCTGAATTTGGGCTTAATAAGGCGCAGCAGAGAAGGTTCTGTGCGCTGCTGACAGGGACCATGTGTTGCTTCTCTGCACAGCAATTATTCTCCCGTGCTCATTGTTGTCTCTGCTCCCCGCTGCCAAGACTGTAATTAATGTCACTAATGGTTTTCCTGCCCGCAGAGCTTACCCACTTGGGAGAATGAGAACAAGATCCACTGCACACAAACTCTCCTGGAAGGGGACGGCCCCAAAACCTACTGGACCCGTGAGCTGGCCAACGACGAACTCATCCTGGTGAGTGAGACCGCCCCCCCAAGCCTAAAAGGAGCTCGAAGATTTCCAGATGCTGCCCGCAGTGGGGCCCACCAACATTGTCCTCACTCACCCATTCAGGGAGAGACACTGTATGCCCTGGCTTAAAATGTGAGCAGAAAAGCTCAAAATGACAGTTTAGGCCAGAGGAAATCACTGTTAGATGGTTGGCAGGAGAGCGGAGGCAGGGGGCAGAGCAGGCATGCTGTGCTGCCGGCCACCATCCAAACCCACACATCCCGGTGGTGACCTGCTGACTTGCTTAAGCCAACCTCCCCTCCAGTTGGGCTCAGCGTGCGTGGGCTCTGCGAGGTCCCAGAGTTCACTCTGCGGAAGGGGTTTTCCTCACCTTACCATTCTCCACTTTGCTCTCTAGGAAAGATTTCAGAAATTTCAGTACGCCTGCAGTGGAAGTCTTTTTACCTTACCCCCAAGACCCCGACCCCCGCCCTGGACTTACAGACTCCAAAGGCTTTCCGGGAGACAGACAAGAAATGCTAAGTTAAGACAGTCTGAGGGTTAACTGGAGAGGGTAATCAGGGAATCAGATTGAAGTATTTTAAACATCCCTGGTCATGCAAAATATACCTGCTGAGGCTAAGTTAGAAACCTCTGTAGTTAAATCACACACCTCCTTCCCCTTTATTTGGGGGAGCATAGGAAgtggggggaggcaggggtgAAGGACAGCTCCCTGTTATGCTCCCTTTGTGTTTCAGAACAGACCAAGCTTTCCTGACAACAGCCTTCCCCACCCGCCTCTTCACTCCCtgcaaccacccccaccccagaaaaTGGGAAAGCTGTTGTGGGTAACCAGGAAATGATATCCTTTGTTCTCCATCAGGCCTGTTGTTAACATCTCCCCTCTAAAACTGCCTGCTTGCCCCGTCTTAATGAGTGTCACCCTGAAATGTTGGGAAAGGAGGTGGCAAGGAATGCTAGGATAGGACTCACTGTGTGACCCAGGCCTGGCCCTTCCCTCCCCAAGCTGTAAAATGAGGGTTTGGACTAAAGCCTGGTTCCCCCCCATCCAGGTCCCTCTCAGCCCTGAAATTA
The window above is part of the Dama dama isolate Ldn47 chromosome 13, ASM3311817v1, whole genome shotgun sequence genome. Proteins encoded here:
- the CRABP1 gene encoding cellular retinoic acid-binding protein 1 isoform X1 — translated: MPNFAGTWKMRSSENFDELLKALGVNAMLRKVAVAAASKPHVEIRQDGDQFYIKTSTTVRTTEINFKVGEGFEEETVDGRKCRSLPTWENENKIHCTQTLLEGDGPKTYWTRELANDELILERFQKFQYACSGSLFTLPPRPRPPPWTYRLQRLSGRQTRNAKLRQSEG
- the CRABP1 gene encoding cellular retinoic acid-binding protein 1 isoform X2, which gives rise to MPNFAGTWKMRSSENFDELLKALGVNAMLRKVAVAAASKPHVEIRQDGDQFYIKTSTTVRTTEINFKVGEGFEEETVDGRKCRSLPTWENENKIHCTQTLLEGDGPKTYWTRELANDELILTFGADDVVCTRIYVRE